In one Elephas maximus indicus isolate mEleMax1 chromosome 9, mEleMax1 primary haplotype, whole genome shotgun sequence genomic region, the following are encoded:
- the FSD1L gene encoding FSD1-like protein isoform X3 gives MDSQKEALQRIISTLANKNDEIQNFIDTLNHTLKGVQDNSSNILSELDEEFDSLYSILDEMKERMVSSIKQEQARKSQELQSQLSQCNNALENSEELLEFATRSLDIKEPEEFSKAARQIKDRVTMASAFRLSLKPKVSDNMTHLMVDFSRERQMLQTLKFLPVPKAPEIDPVECLVADNSVTVAWRMPEEDNKIDHFTLEYRKTNFDGLPRVKDERCWEIIDNIKGTEYTLSGLKFDAKYMNFRVRACNKAVAGEYSDPVTLETKALNFNLDNSSSHLNLKVEDTCVEWDPTGGKGQETKSKGKENKGRSGTPSPKRTSVGSRPPAVRGSRDRFTGESYTVLGDTAIENGQHYWEVKAQKDCKSYSVGVAYKTLGKFDQLGKTNTSWCIHVNNWLQNTFAAKHNNKVKALDVTVPEKIGVFCDFDGGQLSFYDANSKQLLYSFKTKFTQPVLPGFMVWCGGLSLNTGMQVPSAIRTLQKSENGMTGSSSSLNNVTQ, from the exons gaCAATTCCTCTAACATCCTTTCAGAGTTAGATGAAGAATTTGATAGTTTGTACTCTATATTGGatgagatgaaagaaaggatggttAGCAGTATCAAGCAGGAACAAGCTCGTAAATCACAAGAGTTACAG agtCAGCTTAGTCAATGTAATAATGCCCTGGAGAACTCTGAAGAACTACTAGAATTTGCAACACGGTCACTAGATATAAAGGAACCTGAAGAATTTTCAAAG GCTGCCAGACAGATCAAGGATAG AGTCACAATGGCATCAGCCTTTCGCCTTTCTTTGAAACCAAAGGTCAGTGACAACATGACTCACTTAATGGTGGATTTCTCTCGGGAAAGACAGATGCTGCAGACTTTGAAGTTTTTGCCAG ttCCCAAAGCTCCAGAGATAGATCCAGTAGAGTGTTTGGTGGCTGACAACTCTGTAACAGTAGCATGGAGAATGCCAGAAGAAGATAATAAGATTGACCATTTTACACTGGAATATAGGAAAACAAATTTTGACGGACTTCCACGTGTAAAGGATGAGAGATGCTGGGAAATAATCGATAATATTAAGGGTACTGAATATACACTATCAG GTTTAAAATTTGATGCAAAGTATATGAATTTCAGAGTTCGAGCTTGTAACAAGGCTGTGGCTGGAGAGTATTCTGATCCAGTGACTCTAGAGACCAAAG CACTTAACTTCAATTTGGATAACTCATCGTCCCATTTGAACCTGAAAGTTGAAGATACCTGTGTAGAGTGGGATCCTACTGGAGGAAAAGGTCAAGAAACTAAAAGTAAAGGAAAAGAGAACAAGGGCAG AAGTGGTACGCCATCCCCCAAACGGACATCTGTAGGCTCCAGACCACCAGCAGTAAGAGGCAGCAGAGATCGTTTTACTGGGGAATCATACACAGTGCTGG GAGACACTGCTATTGAAAACGGACAACATTATTGGGAGGTCAAGGCCCAGAAGGACTGTAAATCCTACAGTGTGGGAGTAGCATACAAAACTTTGGGGAAATTTGACCAATTGGGAAAGACAAACACTAGTTGGTGTATCCATGTCAATAACTGGCTACAAAACACATTTGCAGCAAAGCATAATAATAAAGTCAAAGCCTTGGATGTTACTGTTCCTGAGAAAATAGGCGTATTTTGTGATTTTGATGGAG gtCAACTCTCTTTCTATGATGCAAACTCAAAACAATTGTTGTATTCCTTTAAGACAAAATTTACTCAGCCTGTGCTTCCTGGTTTTATG gTTTGGTGTGGTGGACTTTCTTTGAATACTGGGATGCAGGTTCCAAGTGCTATTAGAACACTTCAGAAAAGTGAAAATGGAATGACTGGTTCATCTAGCAGCCTGAACAATGTTACTCAGTAA
- the FSD1L gene encoding FSD1-like protein isoform X2, whose product MDSQKEALQRIISTLANKNDEIQNFIDTLNHTLKGVQDNSSNILSELDEEFDSLYSILDEMKERMVSSIKQEQARKSQELQWFLIFFQSQLSQCNNALENSEELLEFATRSLDIKEPEEFSKAARQIKDRVTMASAFRLSLKPKVSDNMTHLMVDFSRERQMLQTLKFLPVPKAPEIDPVECLVADNSVTVAWRMPEEDNKIDHFTLEYRKTNFDGLPRVKDERCWEIIDNIKGTEYTLSGLKFDAKYMNFRVRACNKAVAGEYSDPVTLETKALNFNLDNSSSHLNLKVEDTCVEWDPTGGKGQETKSKGKENKGRSGTPSPKRTSVGSRPPAVRGSRDRFTGESYTVLGDTAIENGQHYWEVKAQKDCKSYSVGVAYKTLGKFDQLGKTNTSWCIHVNNWLQNTFAAKHNNKVKALDVTVPEKIGVFCDFDGGQLSFYDANSKQLLYSFKTKFTQPVLPGFMVWCGGLSLNTGMQVPSAIRTLQKSENGMTGSSSSLNNVTQ is encoded by the exons gaCAATTCCTCTAACATCCTTTCAGAGTTAGATGAAGAATTTGATAGTTTGTACTCTATATTGGatgagatgaaagaaaggatggttAGCAGTATCAAGCAGGAACAAGCTCGTAAATCACAAGAGTTACAG tggtttttaatttttttccagagtCAGCTTAGTCAATGTAATAATGCCCTGGAGAACTCTGAAGAACTACTAGAATTTGCAACACGGTCACTAGATATAAAGGAACCTGAAGAATTTTCAAAG GCTGCCAGACAGATCAAGGATAG AGTCACAATGGCATCAGCCTTTCGCCTTTCTTTGAAACCAAAGGTCAGTGACAACATGACTCACTTAATGGTGGATTTCTCTCGGGAAAGACAGATGCTGCAGACTTTGAAGTTTTTGCCAG ttCCCAAAGCTCCAGAGATAGATCCAGTAGAGTGTTTGGTGGCTGACAACTCTGTAACAGTAGCATGGAGAATGCCAGAAGAAGATAATAAGATTGACCATTTTACACTGGAATATAGGAAAACAAATTTTGACGGACTTCCACGTGTAAAGGATGAGAGATGCTGGGAAATAATCGATAATATTAAGGGTACTGAATATACACTATCAG GTTTAAAATTTGATGCAAAGTATATGAATTTCAGAGTTCGAGCTTGTAACAAGGCTGTGGCTGGAGAGTATTCTGATCCAGTGACTCTAGAGACCAAAG CACTTAACTTCAATTTGGATAACTCATCGTCCCATTTGAACCTGAAAGTTGAAGATACCTGTGTAGAGTGGGATCCTACTGGAGGAAAAGGTCAAGAAACTAAAAGTAAAGGAAAAGAGAACAAGGGCAG AAGTGGTACGCCATCCCCCAAACGGACATCTGTAGGCTCCAGACCACCAGCAGTAAGAGGCAGCAGAGATCGTTTTACTGGGGAATCATACACAGTGCTGG GAGACACTGCTATTGAAAACGGACAACATTATTGGGAGGTCAAGGCCCAGAAGGACTGTAAATCCTACAGTGTGGGAGTAGCATACAAAACTTTGGGGAAATTTGACCAATTGGGAAAGACAAACACTAGTTGGTGTATCCATGTCAATAACTGGCTACAAAACACATTTGCAGCAAAGCATAATAATAAAGTCAAAGCCTTGGATGTTACTGTTCCTGAGAAAATAGGCGTATTTTGTGATTTTGATGGAG gtCAACTCTCTTTCTATGATGCAAACTCAAAACAATTGTTGTATTCCTTTAAGACAAAATTTACTCAGCCTGTGCTTCCTGGTTTTATG gTTTGGTGTGGTGGACTTTCTTTGAATACTGGGATGCAGGTTCCAAGTGCTATTAGAACACTTCAGAAAAGTGAAAATGGAATGACTGGTTCATCTAGCAGCCTGAACAATGTTACTCAGTAA
- the FSD1L gene encoding FSD1-like protein isoform X1 — MDSQKEALQRIISTLANKNDEIQNFIDTLNHTLKGVQDNSSNILSELDEEFDSLYSILDEMKERMVSSIKQEQARKSQELQSQLSQCNNALENSEELLEFATRSLDIKEPEEFSKAARQIKDRVTMASAFRLSLKPKVSDNMTHLMVDFSRERQMLQTLKFLPVPKAPEIDPVECLVADNSVTVAWRMPEEDNKIDHFTLEYRKTNFDGLPRVKDERCWEIIDNIKGTEYTLSGLKFDAKYMNFRVRACNKAVAGEYSDPVTLETKALNFNLDNSSSHLNLKVEDTCVEWDPTGGKGQETKSKGKENKGSVHVTSLKKHTRSGTPSPKRTSVGSRPPAVRGSRDRFTGESYTVLGDTAIENGQHYWEVKAQKDCKSYSVGVAYKTLGKFDQLGKTNTSWCIHVNNWLQNTFAAKHNNKVKALDVTVPEKIGVFCDFDGGQLSFYDANSKQLLYSFKTKFTQPVLPGFMVWCGGLSLNTGMQVPSAIRTLQKSENGMTGSSSSLNNVTQ, encoded by the exons gaCAATTCCTCTAACATCCTTTCAGAGTTAGATGAAGAATTTGATAGTTTGTACTCTATATTGGatgagatgaaagaaaggatggttAGCAGTATCAAGCAGGAACAAGCTCGTAAATCACAAGAGTTACAG agtCAGCTTAGTCAATGTAATAATGCCCTGGAGAACTCTGAAGAACTACTAGAATTTGCAACACGGTCACTAGATATAAAGGAACCTGAAGAATTTTCAAAG GCTGCCAGACAGATCAAGGATAG AGTCACAATGGCATCAGCCTTTCGCCTTTCTTTGAAACCAAAGGTCAGTGACAACATGACTCACTTAATGGTGGATTTCTCTCGGGAAAGACAGATGCTGCAGACTTTGAAGTTTTTGCCAG ttCCCAAAGCTCCAGAGATAGATCCAGTAGAGTGTTTGGTGGCTGACAACTCTGTAACAGTAGCATGGAGAATGCCAGAAGAAGATAATAAGATTGACCATTTTACACTGGAATATAGGAAAACAAATTTTGACGGACTTCCACGTGTAAAGGATGAGAGATGCTGGGAAATAATCGATAATATTAAGGGTACTGAATATACACTATCAG GTTTAAAATTTGATGCAAAGTATATGAATTTCAGAGTTCGAGCTTGTAACAAGGCTGTGGCTGGAGAGTATTCTGATCCAGTGACTCTAGAGACCAAAG CACTTAACTTCAATTTGGATAACTCATCGTCCCATTTGAACCTGAAAGTTGAAGATACCTGTGTAGAGTGGGATCCTACTGGAGGAAAAGGTCAAGAAACTAAAAGTAAAGGAAAAGAGAACAAGGGCAG TGTCCATGTTACTTCACTGAAGAAACATACAAG AAGTGGTACGCCATCCCCCAAACGGACATCTGTAGGCTCCAGACCACCAGCAGTAAGAGGCAGCAGAGATCGTTTTACTGGGGAATCATACACAGTGCTGG GAGACACTGCTATTGAAAACGGACAACATTATTGGGAGGTCAAGGCCCAGAAGGACTGTAAATCCTACAGTGTGGGAGTAGCATACAAAACTTTGGGGAAATTTGACCAATTGGGAAAGACAAACACTAGTTGGTGTATCCATGTCAATAACTGGCTACAAAACACATTTGCAGCAAAGCATAATAATAAAGTCAAAGCCTTGGATGTTACTGTTCCTGAGAAAATAGGCGTATTTTGTGATTTTGATGGAG gtCAACTCTCTTTCTATGATGCAAACTCAAAACAATTGTTGTATTCCTTTAAGACAAAATTTACTCAGCCTGTGCTTCCTGGTTTTATG gTTTGGTGTGGTGGACTTTCTTTGAATACTGGGATGCAGGTTCCAAGTGCTATTAGAACACTTCAGAAAAGTGAAAATGGAATGACTGGTTCATCTAGCAGCCTGAACAATGTTACTCAGTAA